A genome region from Amblyraja radiata isolate CabotCenter1 chromosome 32, sAmbRad1.1.pri, whole genome shotgun sequence includes the following:
- the zbtb43 gene encoding zinc finger and BTB domain-containing protein 43 has translation MELASNFFRVEFPNFTSTLLQRLNQQRHEGQLCDITIQVQGHLFRAHRAVLAASSPYFCDQVLLKNSNRILLPDVMSPKAFENVLLSCYTGKLVLPATDIVSYLTVASFLQMWHVVDKCTELLKIPTVPYHKANHSTDHQSPSSSNFNGLGEHSELGVLGPPELSKGLTDDSKAEENGEESPKEDNVSPPQSVDHDNLPSNSSGEQDHLSAEMNSQDGEEGASDSAEYTFARPLYSQPSIMPHKRWVYVKQERFEQDYGDGVTLPAVEDHQVSESENNTQAEPVIQSSSIDDSFNIVAAKNPEVFEEGSENRSYDEQVDFYGSSLDEFSADRGDGNVSAHRQDPLMAAEMQVNRLPGYGADGEPGTPVNENTPHSGFTAVVYKLYPCQCGKNFTHKSQRDRHMSMHLGLRPYGCGVCGKKFKMKHHLVGHMKIHTGIKPYECHICSKKFMWRDSFHRHVTSCTKLYRVPDVR, from the coding sequence ATGGAGCTGGCAAGCAACTTTTTTCGTGTGGAGTTCCCAAATTTCACAAGTACTTTACTGCAAAGATTAAACCAACAGCGTCATGAAGGACAGCTATGTGACATAACTATTCAAGTTCAGGGCCATTTATTCAGGGCCCACAGGGCTGTGTTAGCAGCTAGTTCACCTTATTTTTGTGATCAGGTACTACTGAAGAATAGTAATCGGATTCTCCTGCCAGATGTGATGAGCCCAAAGGCTTTTGAGAATGTTTTGTTGTCTTGCTACACGGGAAAGCTCGTACTGCCAGCCACCGACATTGTCAGCTACCTAACAGTCGCAAGCTTTCTTCAAATGTGGCATGTGGTGGATAAGTGCACGGAACTCCTAAAGATCCCCACTGTCCCATACCATAAGGCAAATCATTCCACTGACCATCAGTCACCCAGCAGCAGTAATTTCAATGGTTTAGGGGAGCATTCCGAACTCGGGGTTCTCGGACCGCCCGAACTCAGTAAAGGTCTGACCGACGATTCAAAGGCTGAGGAGAATGGCGAAGAGAGCCCCAAAGAGGATAACGTGTCACCGCCCCAATCAGTAGATCATGACAACCTTCCCAGCAATTCATCTGGGGAGCAGGATCATTTAAGTGCGGAAATGAACAGCCAGGATGGCGAGGAAGGAGCAAGCGACAGTGCGGAGTACACATTTGCCAGGCCGCTCTATAGTCAGCCCAGTATAATGCCTCACAAACGTTGGGTGTACGTGAAACAGGAAAGGTTTGAGCAGGATTACGGTGATGGGGTGACTCTCCCTGCAGTGGAAGATCATCAGGTCTCCGAGTCGGAAAACAACACTCAGGCCGAGCCAGTGATACAATCGTCAAGTATTGACGACAGCTTTAATATTGTTGCTGCCAAAAATCCCGAGGTGTTTGAGGAAGGGTCTGAGAATCGTTCCTATGATGAACAGGTTGACTTCTACGGCTCCTCGCTTGATGAATTTTCAGCCGACCGGGGAGATGGAAACGTCAGTGCACACCGCCAGGATCCGCTAATGGCAGCTGAAATGCAGGTGAATCGACTGCCCGGTTACGGCGCCGATGGTGAACCTGGAACACCGGTCAATGAAAATACCCCTCACTCTGGCTTCACCGCTGTTGTTTACAAACTTTACCCCTGTCAGTGTGGCAAAAACTTCACTCACAAGAGTCAGCGGGATCGCCATATGAGCATGCATCTTGGTCTTCGACCTTACGGCTGTGGTGTTTGTGGTAAGAAATTTAAAATGAAGCATCATCTTGTTGGCCATATGAAGATCCACACTGGCATTAAACCATACGAGTGCCACATCTGCAGTAAGAAATTCATGTGGCGAGACAGTTTCCATCGGCATGTGACGTCCTGCACAAAACTCTATCGGGTCCCTGATGTCCGCTGA